In Candidatus Cybelea sp., one genomic interval encodes:
- a CDS encoding FAD-dependent monooxygenase encodes MPITEHAVLIAGAGPTGMMLAAELALADIDVAIVERRPTPELAGSRAGGLHSRTIEVLDQRGVADRFLSQGYTAQVARFADTTLNISDFPTRHNYGLALRQNHFERILAGWIEELAVRVYRACEITGLTQHDAGVKVELSDAAVARAEYLVGCDGGRSVVRKAAGIDFPGLDPTTSNIVAEVELADEPPQWGIRRDAAGIHALSKLENGDTVRVLITERDLRTSEATLADLREGLVAAYGTDFGAHSPTWISRFTDTTRQAAAYRNGRVLVAGDAAHVHPPDGGQGLNTGVQDAVNLGWKLAQVVKQTSPESLLDTYHTERHPVGARALRHAMASIPLRSDEARPRALRDIISELLIMEEPRKHIAGMLSGLDIHYDLGNGHPLLGRRVPDLDLITAAGILRVFTLLHDARPALLNLSNPKSLDITPWAERVKRVDAQHNGAWELPVLGAVTAPAAVLIRPDGYVAWVGDGTDDALAEALTTWFGAQR; translated from the coding sequence ATGCCGATCACCGAGCATGCGGTGCTAATCGCGGGCGCAGGCCCGACGGGGATGATGTTAGCGGCGGAGTTGGCGCTGGCCGACATCGACGTTGCGATCGTCGAGCGCCGTCCTACGCCTGAACTTGCCGGCTCGCGTGCCGGCGGACTGCATTCACGCACGATCGAAGTCCTCGATCAGCGCGGGGTTGCCGATCGCTTTCTCTCGCAAGGGTATACCGCCCAGGTTGCGCGATTCGCCGATACGACGTTGAACATCAGTGATTTTCCCACGCGGCACAACTACGGTTTGGCGCTCCGGCAAAACCATTTCGAGCGCATTCTCGCCGGCTGGATCGAAGAGCTCGCGGTCCGAGTCTATCGCGCTTGCGAAATAACCGGGCTCACGCAACATGACGCCGGCGTCAAGGTGGAGTTGTCGGACGCCGCCGTGGCGCGAGCCGAGTATCTCGTTGGATGCGACGGCGGCCGCAGCGTCGTACGCAAAGCGGCCGGCATCGACTTCCCCGGATTGGATCCGACGACGAGCAACATCGTCGCCGAAGTCGAACTGGCGGATGAGCCGCCGCAGTGGGGTATCCGTCGCGACGCTGCTGGTATCCATGCGCTCAGCAAGTTGGAGAATGGCGACACGGTGAGAGTTTTGATAACCGAGCGTGACCTTCGTACGAGCGAAGCGACGCTTGCGGATCTTAGAGAAGGGCTCGTCGCCGCCTATGGGACCGATTTTGGAGCCCACAGTCCGACGTGGATCTCGCGCTTCACCGATACGACGCGGCAGGCGGCGGCATATCGTAATGGCAGAGTGCTCGTCGCCGGCGACGCCGCACACGTTCATCCGCCCGATGGCGGACAAGGTCTCAACACCGGCGTTCAAGACGCGGTGAACCTCGGATGGAAACTGGCCCAGGTGGTGAAGCAAACGTCACCCGAGAGCCTTCTGGATACGTATCACACCGAGCGACACCCCGTAGGAGCGCGCGCATTGCGCCACGCGATGGCGTCGATTCCGCTTCGCAGCGATGAGGCGCGGCCTCGTGCCCTGCGTGATATCATCTCCGAACTCCTCATTATGGAGGAGCCCCGAAAACATATTGCCGGGATGCTATCGGGCCTCGATATTCATTATGACCTTGGCAATGGACACCCGCTGCTCGGACGCCGCGTGCCCGATCTCGACCTGATCACTGCAGCCGGTATCCTGCGCGTATTCACCCTGCTGCACGATGCGCGCCCGGCGCTGCTGAACCTCAGCAACCCGAAGAGCCTCGACATCACGCCGTGGGCGGAACGAGTCAAACGCGTCGATGCACAACACAACGGTGCCTGGGAGTTGCCCGTGCTTGGTGCAGTCACTGCGCCCGCGGCGGTCCTGATCCGCCCGGACGGATACGTCGCGTGGGTTGGGGATGGAACCGATGATGCCCTCGCGGAGGCATTAACGACCTGGTTTGGAGCGCAGCGGTAA
- a CDS encoding DUF2461 domain-containing protein, with the protein MAKAAVDAFTGFSPQALKFLRDLKKNNDREWFASRKDLYERECLAPLRALTVDLASALRKASIPIDADPSRVGFRIYRDVRFSPDKSPYKTNLGTYLPYRGLRGSPGGLYIHVAPKESFAVAGFYQLEKEPLQHWREAMASDPKRFQSVLRALERNGLALSEGERALKRMPRGFEALAGSPIAAYFKIATFMVSEKLSDADIGDSGLIARSLALVKKAKPLLQYGWSLFAASAAR; encoded by the coding sequence ATGGCAAAAGCAGCAGTAGACGCGTTTACGGGTTTCTCGCCGCAAGCACTCAAGTTTCTTCGCGACTTGAAGAAGAACAACGACCGTGAGTGGTTTGCGTCGCGCAAAGATCTCTACGAACGCGAGTGCCTGGCGCCGTTGCGAGCTTTGACGGTTGACCTCGCAAGCGCCCTACGCAAAGCGTCGATCCCGATCGACGCCGATCCTTCGCGCGTCGGATTTCGCATCTACCGTGATGTGCGATTTTCGCCCGACAAAAGCCCGTACAAGACCAACCTTGGAACGTATCTTCCCTACCGCGGCCTACGGGGTTCCCCCGGCGGTCTCTACATCCACGTGGCGCCAAAGGAATCGTTCGCGGTCGCCGGCTTCTACCAGCTCGAGAAAGAGCCGCTTCAGCACTGGCGGGAAGCGATGGCCTCGGATCCAAAGCGCTTTCAAAGCGTATTACGTGCCCTCGAACGCAACGGGCTCGCACTGTCGGAGGGAGAACGTGCGCTCAAGCGGATGCCTCGCGGATTCGAAGCGCTCGCCGGGAGTCCGATCGCGGCCTATTTCAAGATCGCGACGTTCATGGTCAGTGAGAAACTCTCCGACGCGGACATCGGCGACTCCGGCTTAATCGCACGGAGCCTTGCGTTGGTCAAGAAGGCGAAGCCTTTGCTGCAGTACGGCTGGAGCCTGTTCGCAGCTAGCGCGGCTCGCTAG